The region agccatatcctgccccttggccagttcgCGAGCCGTCTgagtatactgatatctgtaatgggGCGGGGCTATAgtctttgttgtctgttggaAGCATGCgtaggggagggagaggcagcccTATTATGGtgcgctctggcagggggctaaggaggagctggaggatccttttaagcctggtcTTGGGCCTGCTTGTGGTGGCCTCTGCAgctatttgggcaattgggtgtttaatatcaaggctcatgtatctcactgctgcccttcggaggatgctgttgaatAGAGcctctgggtctggtaggtctgcttcgcggagcagagctgcagtaggggtggtcttgtaggctgggataatagccagggctgctgtacggaagagagagagcagggagttaacAACCCattgttgtctttttcctgtatagaagacttctgccccgtacagagctgttgggagAACAcactgtataactgctgcgcgcatggaggccactggACAGCCacgctgggtattgctaagtctctttaggtgctgggcgagttgtttcccgcggctaaagaccCAGTTAAtgtgggctttaaaagtaagctttgtatccagaagaactcctaaccaacgtgtatatagggatggtgtaatctcccctataccaggtagagtgACTATAGGgaaatgctgctgctgctttttagagaagtgttgtatctctgttttctctattgagaaagggaggcctgtctctgtccctaggacagtaatttgcttgtaggcctctaccagttgttgtgagctctcttccagggtattcccagttagTAATATACCCAtgtcatctgcatagcagaaggagctctcTAGGGTAGAGattattcttgctgcatatagtaggaagagtattggggataggggggatccctgggggagtccaCCTTTGATTGGTGCTGTAGCGGTgctttctttgatatgaacagatacagaacggccagtaagccagtcctcaagtagctggagtaagcctttatgccatccttgcaggcgtaggtgagaaaggagccgttggtgtatgACAGCAtcaaatgcccctttcaCGTCTAGTAGGAGTAATGAAGCATCCTTTCcctgttgaaaggcctcctctaccctgtgTACAaggacctggaccaggtcaatggcagacCGTCCTGGCAAGGCCCCaaagtggcagggggctagcaggtctgcctgaattgctcttacagccatctgctgtgctagaAGGCGCTCGAGGCCTTTtcctagggtagagaggaggctaattggccgccaagtgttgagttgggtatagtccctctttcctggttttggtaacattattatctttgctgacttcaggcttagtggaaagcagccttcctctatacACCTGTAGTATAGTTGTGTGATTGTGTCTCCTAGGACAGGCCaaagctccctccaagcagtggtggcaagtccgtCCTCCCCGGGGGCAGACgggggtggggcacagagagcgGCCCAGCAgtgttcttttgttggcaggtgtactgggcccaggggcttgtttgggggtccctcttctgtttgatttggaagcagggcccccttctctaggaggtgactgaggaAGGCATTT is a window of Aspergillus nidulans FGSC A4 chromosome VI DNA encoding:
- a CDS encoding uncharacterized protein (transcript_id=CADANIAT00010307), whose product is MLPKPGKRDYTQLNTWRPISLLSTLGKGLERLLAQQMAVRAIQADLLAPCHFGALPGRSAIDLVQVLVHRVEEAFQQGKDASLLLLDVKGAFDAVIHQRLLSHLRLQGWHKGLLQLLEDWLTGRSVSVHIKESTATAPIKGGLPQGSPLSPILFLLYAARIISTLESSFCYADDMGILLTGNTLEESSQQLVEAYKQITVLGTETGLPFSIEKTEIQHFSKKQQQHFPIVTLPGIGEITPSLYTRWLGVLLDTKLTFKAHINWVFSRGKQLAQHLKRLSNTQRGCPVASMRAAVIQCVLPTALYGAEVFYTGKRQQWVVNSLLSLFRTAALAIIPAYKTTPTAALLREADLPDPEALFNSILRRAAVRYMSLDIKHPIAQIAAEATTSRPKTRLKRILQLLLSPLPERTIIGLPLPPLRMLPTDNKDYSPAPLQISVYSDGSRTGQGAGYGYAIYFGPILVTKGHGPAGPRTEVYDAEIMGAVEGLRAALGQPCHRKPLQVRWIPGHSGIAGNELADKLAKLGSSIYSPNIPPSPAYLRREAKQWLRTEAYTAYASKAPQAYKTLDIRPHTKESRTREHKLPRWVLGRLVAARTGHGDFTAYHQRFNHSDYLESCSCGKTKTPVHFFFCPYTRKRWKDRWRCIRDGPSKTIDWLLSTAAGAEEFSRIVQESSFFKDICPNWARRSA